In the Hordeum vulgare subsp. vulgare chromosome 7H, MorexV3_pseudomolecules_assembly, whole genome shotgun sequence genome, one interval contains:
- the LOC123411622 gene encoding RNA-binding protein 208, with product MNGAGASQQQQQQQQRLRQQQQQQQQALLMQQALQQQQYQSGVLAAAAAAAMTQMEPVSNGNLPPGFDPSTCRSVYVGNVHPNVTENLLIEVFQGSGPVERCKLIRKEKSSFGFVDYYDRRSAALAIMTLHGRHIYGQAIKVNWAFASTQREDTSGHFHIFVGDLSSEVNDATLYACFSTYPSCSDARVMWDNKTGRSRGYGFVSFRNQQEAETAITEMTGKWLGSRQIRCNWATKTNAEEKQETDNHNAVVLTNGGSSNAAMEANQDTGSKENPENNPDFTTVYVGNLGHEVNRDELHRHFYNLGVGAIEEVRVQQEKGFGFIRYSTHGEAALAIQMANGLVVRGKPIKCSWGNKPTPPGTSSKPLPPPIASYQPVAMAGVPQGFTAAELLAYQRQLALSQAAAGQIAGQHGLAGQVSAGLLAAGSQALYDGYPNQTSAQQLMYYN from the exons ATGAATGGCGCCGGCGCGagccagcagcaacagcagcagcagcagaggctccggcagcagcagcagcaacagcagcaggccCTCCTGATGCAGCAGGcgctgcagcagcagcagtatcAGTCCGGTgtcctcgccgccgcggccgccgcGGCCATGACTCAG ATGGAGCCTGTTTCAAATGGCAATCTCCCACCTGGGTTTGATCCATCCACATGTCGCAGTGT GTATGTAGGGAATGTACACCCTAATGTCACTGAGAACCTTCTGATTGAAGTTTTCCAGGGCTCTGGTCCTGTGGAAAGATGCAAGCTCATCCGGAAAGAAAAG TCTTCCTTTGGGTTTGTTGACTACTATGATCGGAGGTCAGCGGCTCTTGCAATAATGACCCTTCATGGGCGTCACAT ATACGGTCAAGCAATCAAGGTGAACTGGGCGTTTGCAAGTACACAGAGGGAGGATACATCTG GGCATTTCCATATTTTTGTTGGTGATTTGAGTTCTGAAGTGAATGATGCAACTCTTTATGCCTGTTTCTCAACATATCCTTCTTGTTC TGATGCTCGGGTCATGTGGGATAACAAAACTGGACGCTCCAGAGGTTATGGCTTTGTCTCCTTCCGTAATCAGCAG GAAGCTGAAACTGCTATAACTGAAATGACTG GTAAATGGCTTGGCAGCAGACAAATAAGGTGCAACTGGGCAACAAAGACCAACGCAGAAGAGAAACAAGAAACAGACAATCATAATGCAGTTGTACTAACAAATGGTGGTTCCAGTAATGCAG CAATGGAGGCAAACCAGGATACAGGAAGCAAAGAAAATCCAGAGAACAACCCTGATTTCACAACGGTGTATGTTGGCAACCTTGGGCACGAG GTTAATCGGGATGAGCTTCACCGCCATTTCTACAACTTAGGGGTCGGTGCCATTGAGGAAGTTCGTGTTCAACAGGAAAAAGGGTTTGGATTTATAAGGTACAGTACCCATGGTGAAGCAGCATTAGCTATTCAGATGGCCAACGGATTGGTCGTTCGCGGCAAGCCAATCAAG TGCTCATGGGGCAATAAGCCAACCCCGCCTGGGACGTCTTCTAAGCCGCTGCCGCCCCCGATTGCTTCTTATCAACCAGTAGCAATGGCCGGCGTGCCACAAGGCTTCACGGCAGCCGAGCTTCTGGCTTATCAGAGGCAGCTGGCCTTGAGCCAGGCCGCAGCCGGGCAGATTGCTGGCCAGCACGGCCTCGCGGGCCAGGTATCCGCGGGGCTACTCGCTGCTGGCTCCCAGGCCCTGTACGACGGCTACCCGAACCAGACGTCGGCGCAGCAGCTCATGTACTACAACTAG
- the LOC123411623 gene encoding pentatricopeptide repeat-containing protein At3g42630 — protein MGSLFPPRLLSPTVRPLPANRPRPTEHRHALLDVPSSSSHHVRLPPPSSSRGELRLTQTDLARAHAPASRRAVFRPRTAPPDADAAAALMVARAEAGDFERAQSIWAQLLLSSAAPCLAAAAPRLLPAYARAGRYDEVLLAARELSARDPAAARDLYPLAVSCLGAAGELALMEDAVQEMARAGLRVDSATGNAFVRHYAAFGTVPEMEAAVGRLKKSGLLISVDAIRAVASSYIAHRKYYKLGEFVRGVGLGRRNAGNMLWNLYLLSFAANFKMKSLQRAFLEMTAAGYRPDLTTFNIRAAAFSKMCMFWDLHLTAEHMRRDGVAPDLVTHGCFVDAYMERRLARNISFAFRRLDGAGEPVVATDGVVFEAFGKGGFHATSEALLEAAGGKRRWTYYDLLGVYLRKQHRKNQIFWNY, from the coding sequence ATGGGTTCCCTCTTCCCTCCACGGCTGCTGTCTCCCACCGTTCGTCCTCTGCCGGCCAATCGACCCCGGCCCACGGAGCACCGCCACGCGCTTCTCGACGTCCCGTCCTCCTCGTCTCATCACGtccgcctccctcctccctcttcttcgcGCGGTGAGCTTCGTCTCACTCAAACTGACCTCGCCCGGGCGCACGCGCCGGCGTCGAGGCGCGCCGTGTTCCGTCCAAGAACCGCCCCGCCGGATGCAGACGCCGCGGCGGCCCTCATGGTCGCGCGCGCGGAGGCCGGCGACTTCGAGCGGGCTCAGTCCATCTGGGCGCAGCTCCTGCTCAGCTCCGCCGCGCCGTGCCTGGCCGCCGCGGCGCCCCGCCTCCTCCCGGCGTACGCGCGCGCCGGCCGCTACGACgaggtcctcctcgccgcgcgggaGCTCTCCGCGCGCGACCCCGCCGCGGCGCGGGACCTCTACCCGCTCGCCGTCTCCTGCCTCGGAGCTGCCGGCGAGCTCGCCCTCATGGAGGACGCCGTGCAGGAGATGGCCCGCGCCGGCCTGCGCGTCGACTCCGCCACCGGCAACGCCTTCGTGCGGCACTACGCGGCCTTCGGCACCGTCCCGGAGATGGAGGCGGCGGTCGGCCGGCTCAAGAAGTCCGGCCTCCTCATCTCCGTCGACGCCATCCGCGCCGTCGCTTCGTCGTACATCGCCCACCGGAAGTACTACAAGCTCGGCGAGTTCGTCAGGGGCGTCGGCCTCGGCCGCCGGAACGCCGGCAACATGCTCTGGAACCTCTACCTCCTCTCCTTCGCGGCCAACTTCAAGATGAAGTCGCTGCAGCGCGCCTTCCTGGAGATGACCGCCGCCGGGTACCGGCCGGACCTCACCACCTTTAACATCCGCGCCGCCGCCTTCTCCAAGATGTGCATGTTCTGGGACCTCCACCTCACCGCCGAGCACATGCGCCGCGACGGCGTCGCGCCGGACCTCGTCACACACGGCTGCTTCGTGGACGCCTACATGGAGCGCAGGCTCGCGCGCAACATATCCTTCGCGTTCCGCAGGCTCGACGGCGCCGGCGAGCCCGTCGTGGCCACGGACGGCGTCGTGTTCGAGGCGTTCGGCAAGGGGGGCTTCCACGCCACCTCCGAGGCGCTGCTAGAGGCGGCCGGCGGGAAGCGGCGATGGACGTACTACGACTTGCTCGGCGTTTACCTGAGGAAGCAGCACAGGAAAAACCAAATCTTTTGGAACTACTGA
- the LOC123411625 gene encoding RNA pseudouridine synthase 3, mitochondrial — protein sequence MEPGMRIHLPVSVAEAEIKKRYETIPTATLHPNRDEIEYLKRLVIYKDSAILVLNKPPKVPMKGNLPVHNSMDVLAAAALSFGNEEGPKLVHRLDRDSSGLLLMGRTRESFTRLHWLFTSIKLAKTASQTWNTACESYLQRYWALVIGTPTESEGVISAPLTKVLLDDGKAERVILAHPSGIDGAQEAVTEYRVMGPTINGCSWIELRPLTGRKHQLRVHCAEALGTPIVGDYKYGWFVHQRWKQNPQPDFEPFTGEPYKLRRPEGLEVQKGSVLSKVPLLHLHCREMVVPNIAKFLSNTGEWHDNGTPWSKEKPNLLRFIAPMPAHMKISWNIMSSYLV from the exons ATGGAGCCTGGCATGAGAATTCATCTTCCCGTGTCTGTGGCCGAGGCCGAGATAAAGAAGCGGTATGAGACCATTCCAACTGCGACATTGCATCCGAATAGGGATGAGATTGAGTACCTGAAAAGGCTTGTCATCTACAAG GACTCGGCCATACTTGTGCTTAACAAGCCCCCAAAAGTGCCCATGAAGGGGAATTTGCCAGTACACAACAGTATGGATGTACTTGCAGCAGCAGCACTGTCATTTGGGAATGAAGAGGGTCCGAAATTG GTTCATCGACTGGACAGAGATTCTAGTGGTTTACTGTTGATGGGGAGAACAAGAGAAAGCTTTACCCGGTTGCACTGGCTCTTCACTAGCATCAAATTAGCAAAAACAGCTTCACAG ACATGGAATACAGCCTGTGAATCGTACTTGCAGAGGTACTGGGCATTGGTCATTGGGACCCCTACAGAGAGTGAAGGAGTTATATCTGCCCCTCTCACAAAG GTACTTCTTGATGATGGAAAAGCCGAGAGGGTCATTCTGGCGCATCCCTCTGGCATTGATGGTGCACAAGAGGCTGTAACTGAGTATCGGGTGATGGGACCAACCATCAATGGCTGTTCCTGGATTGAGTTGCGCCCATTGACagggcggaagcatcag CTCCGAGTGCATTGTGCGGAAGCCTTAGGCACTCCCATTGTTGGAGATTACAAATATGGGTGGTTCGTGCACCAAAGGTGGAAGCAGAATCCTCAACCGGACTTTGAGCCATTCACCGGGGAGCCATACAAACTGAGGCGGCCTGAAGGCCTGGAGGTTCAGAAGGGCAGTGTTCTCTCTAAAGTCCCTTTGCTGCACCTGCATTGCCGGGAGATGGTGGTCCCGAACATCGCGAAGTTCCTGAGTAACACCGGAGAGTGGCACGATAATGGcaccccatggtccaaggagaagCCCAATCTCCTAAGGTTCATCGCGCCAATGCCTGCACACATGAAAATTAGCTGGAATATAATGTCTTCCTACCTGGTGTAA